A genomic region of Conger conger chromosome 6, fConCon1.1, whole genome shotgun sequence contains the following coding sequences:
- the LOC133131560 gene encoding cytochrome P450 2F2-like, producing the protein MLGSVILLCISFSLFILFVRTRRPTNFPPGPRLIPMFGNMLQLNLVDLLNDLKKLSERYGKVYSIYLGRKPVVVLNGLQAMKEALVTQSVEFAGRPKDHIEIDLTERKGLTLTDGPMWKAHRRFALTTLRNFGMGKHSMEERILGEISYTASHLEKNAGKATDPQTLFHEATFNIICTVLFGTRFKHEDEFMQLNIRCIRETTKIINGPWSMIYDTLPLVRNLPLPFQKAFENRDLMKKSLGDQVSQHKKSWVPGEQRDLIDCYLDEMEKRGDDGSSFYEEQLIFYLMDLLFAGTDTTSNTLLTAFLYLMTHPDVQERCQKEIDEVLGEKEQVSFEDRHRMPYTQAMIHEVQRVADTVPLSVIHATTKDTRLMGYDIPKGTIIIPNLSSVLSEENQWKFPHEFNPSNFLNDQGEFVKPEAFMPFSAGPRVCVGEGLARMELFLILVTLLRRFKFVWPEDAGVPDYTPVFGVTQTPKPYRLGVRLRGSGVFHP; encoded by the exons ATGCTGGGCTCCGTGATTCTCCTCTGCATCAGCTTCAGCCTCTTTATCCTGTTCGTCAGAACTAGGAGGCCCACAAACTTCCCCCCCGGACCTCGACTCATCCCTATGTTCGGAAACATGCTGCAGCTGAACCTAGTTGATCTTCTCAATGATCTGAAGAAG CTGTCCGAGCGCTATGGGAAGGTCTACAGTATCTATCTTGGGAGGAAGCCAGTTGTGGTGCTCAACGGCCTGCAGGCAATGAAGGAAGCACTGGTCACTCAATCTGTGGAGTTTGCTGGACGACCCAAAGACCATATTGAAATTGACCTAACAGAGAGGAAAG GGCTTACCTTGACTGACGGGCCCATGTGGAAGGCGCACCGGAGGTTTGCCCTCACAACCCTACGGAACTTTGGCATGGGGAAACATTCTATGGaggagaggattctgggagagaTTTCCTACACAGCCTCACATTTGGAAAAGAATGCTG GTAAAGCTACAGACCCCCAAACCCTGTTCCATGAGGCCACATTCAACATCATCTGTACTGTCCTGTTTGGGACTCGATTCAAACATGAAGATGAGTTTATGCAGCTCAACATCCGCTGTATCAGAGAAACCACAAAGATCATCAATGGCCCCTGGTCCATG ATTTATGATACTTTGCCGCTGGTCAGGAACCTCCCCCTGCCCTTCCAGAAGGCCTTTGAGAACAGGGACCTAATGAAAAAGTCACTGGGAGACCAGGTGTCCCAACACAAGAAGTCTTGGGTCCCGGGAGAGCAACGGGACCTAATTGACTGCTACCTAGACGAAATGGAAAAG AGAGGAGATGATGGTTCCTCCTTCTATGAAGAACAGCTGATCTTTTATCTGATGGACCTCCTCTTTGCTGGAACAGACACCACCTCCAATACCCTCCTCACAGCCTTCCTGTACCTCATGACTCACCCAGATGTACAGG AGAGGTGTCAGAAGGAGATCGATGAGGTGCTTGGAGAGAAGGAGCAGGTATCTTTTGAGGACAGGCACAGGATGCCCTACACACAGGCCATGATCCACGAGGTTCAGCGAGTCGCCGACACGGTGCCACTCAGCGTGATACACGCCACCACCAAAGACACACGGCTGATGGGCTACGATATCCCCAAG GGAACCATCATCATCCCTAACCTCTCCTCTGTACTGAGTGAAGAAAACCAGTGGAAGTTTCCTCATGAGTTCAACCCCTCCAACTTCCTAAATGATCAGGGGGAGTTTGTGAAGCCAGAGGCCTTCATGCCCTTCTCTGCAG ggcctcgggtgtgtgtgggagagggtcTCGCACGCATGGAGCTCTTCCTGATTCTTGTGACGCTGTTACGCCGTTTCAAGTTCGTTTGGCCTGAAGACGCAGGGGTGCCTGACTACACGCCTGTTTTTGGTGTCACTCAGACACCCAAACCGTATAGACTGGGTGTTAGACTAAGAGGCAGTGGAGTTTTCCACCCCTAG